A genome region from Streptomyces antimycoticus includes the following:
- a CDS encoding S-(hydroxymethyl)mycothiol dehydrogenase, with protein MPQEARAVVAVKKGAPVEVLPVLVPDPGPGEVLVGVQACGVCHTDLHYRDGAIGDEFPYLLGHEAAGMVEAVGPGVTGLAPGDYVVLAWRAPCGGCRSCRRGRPWYCFDSRNAAQPMTLTDGTPLNPALGIGAFAEKTLVAAGQAVKIDPSARPEAAGLIGCGVMAGYGAAVHTGGVSNGDTVAVIGCGGVGNAAIAGASLSGARRVIAVDIDDAKLDAATRFGATDTVNSRGTDPVEAVRELTGGFGANVVIDAVGRPETYTQGFYMRDLAGVLVQVGVPDPEMRIDLPLIDLFSRGGALKSSWYGDCLPSRDFPVLVDLHLSRKLDLDAFVSETITLDEVETAFAKMQRGEVLRSVVVL; from the coding sequence ATGCCGCAAGAAGCCCGCGCCGTCGTCGCGGTCAAAAAGGGCGCCCCCGTGGAGGTGCTCCCCGTTCTCGTGCCCGACCCCGGCCCCGGTGAGGTGCTGGTGGGAGTCCAGGCGTGCGGGGTGTGCCACACCGACCTGCACTACCGGGACGGCGCGATCGGTGACGAATTTCCGTATCTGCTCGGGCACGAGGCGGCCGGAATGGTCGAGGCCGTGGGCCCCGGCGTCACCGGGCTCGCACCCGGTGACTATGTGGTCCTGGCCTGGCGGGCGCCGTGCGGCGGCTGCCGCTCCTGCCGCCGGGGCCGCCCGTGGTACTGCTTCGACAGCCGCAACGCCGCCCAGCCGATGACCCTGACCGACGGCACCCCGCTCAACCCGGCGCTGGGCATCGGCGCGTTCGCCGAGAAGACCCTGGTGGCGGCGGGGCAGGCGGTGAAGATCGACCCCTCGGCACGCCCCGAGGCGGCGGGTCTGATCGGCTGTGGGGTGATGGCCGGCTACGGCGCGGCCGTGCACACCGGCGGGGTGTCCAACGGCGACACGGTCGCGGTCATCGGCTGCGGCGGCGTCGGCAACGCCGCGATCGCCGGGGCCTCGCTGTCCGGGGCGCGCCGGGTGATCGCCGTGGACATCGACGACGCCAAGCTGGACGCGGCGACCCGCTTCGGCGCCACCGACACCGTCAACTCCCGTGGTACGGACCCGGTCGAGGCGGTGCGCGAGCTGACCGGGGGCTTCGGCGCGAATGTGGTCATCGACGCGGTGGGCCGTCCCGAGACCTACACCCAGGGCTTCTACATGCGCGACCTGGCCGGGGTGCTGGTGCAGGTCGGGGTGCCGGATCCGGAGATGCGCATCGATCTGCCGCTGATCGATCTGTTCTCGCGGGGTGGTGCGCTCAAGTCGTCCTGGTACGGCGACTGCCTGCCCAGCCGCGACTTCCCGGTCCTGGTCGACCTCCACCTCAGCCGCAAGCTGGATCTGGACGCGTTCGTCAGCGAGACGATCACGCTGGACGAGGTCGAGACCGCGTTCGCCAAGATGCAGCGCGGCGAGGTGCTGCGGT